The Microbulbifer sp. YPW1 genome contains a region encoding:
- the argA gene encoding amino-acid N-acetyltransferase: MNTETTNLNWFRNAAPYINDLRGRTLVVAIPGEGLEHENFRNLVHDLALLISLGVRLVLVHGARAQVNRALQSAGIQNRFHGNTRITDRETLEVIKGAVGRLRFEIEAAFSQGLPDSPMANSALKMLSGNFVTARPEGIIDGTDMHWTGRVRRMDTSGINRALEEGALVLLSPLGTSLTGELFNLNYLDLAAEAAKALRAEKLILYRDLPQLEVDGRPVYDLSIHQAEDVAESVESETLSHAINACNAGTQRVHLLSYADNGALLQELFSREGAGTMIYRDSYEVIRRARIQDVGGILGLIRPLEKQGVLVRRSREKLEAEIDHFTLVEVDGTPVACAALYPILDDQGDTIAAEVACVAIHPEFRGGGRGAKLMQHLERQARALDLAEIYVLTTQTEHWFIERGFSQVDVSELPSSRKSLYNIQRNSRVLRKQLQTQ, translated from the coding sequence GTGAACACAGAAACCACCAACCTCAACTGGTTCCGTAACGCCGCGCCGTATATCAACGATCTGCGCGGGCGAACCCTGGTGGTCGCAATTCCCGGGGAAGGTTTAGAGCACGAGAATTTTCGCAACCTGGTACACGACCTGGCCCTGCTGATCAGCCTCGGCGTGCGTCTTGTGCTGGTTCACGGCGCGCGCGCACAGGTAAACCGGGCCCTGCAAAGCGCGGGTATCCAGAACCGCTTCCACGGCAACACCCGCATTACCGATCGCGAAACCCTCGAGGTAATCAAGGGCGCGGTGGGCCGCCTGCGGTTTGAAATTGAGGCCGCCTTTTCCCAAGGGCTGCCGGATTCTCCCATGGCCAACTCCGCACTCAAGATGCTTTCCGGCAATTTTGTCACTGCGCGTCCAGAAGGCATCATCGACGGTACGGATATGCACTGGACCGGTCGGGTGCGGCGCATGGATACCAGTGGTATCAATCGCGCCCTGGAAGAAGGTGCCCTGGTACTGCTCTCGCCACTGGGTACCTCGCTGACCGGTGAACTGTTCAATCTGAACTATCTCGACCTGGCCGCCGAGGCGGCCAAAGCATTGCGTGCAGAAAAGCTGATTCTGTACCGAGACCTGCCGCAGCTGGAAGTCGACGGCAGGCCCGTTTATGACCTGAGTATCCATCAGGCGGAGGACGTTGCGGAGTCCGTCGAGAGTGAAACCCTGAGCCATGCGATCAACGCATGTAATGCCGGCACACAGCGGGTGCACCTGCTGAGCTACGCCGACAACGGCGCCCTGTTGCAGGAACTGTTCAGCCGCGAGGGCGCGGGCACCATGATTTATCGCGACAGCTACGAGGTAATCCGCCGTGCGCGCATCCAGGATGTGGGCGGTATTCTCGGGCTGATCCGCCCGCTGGAAAAACAGGGTGTGCTGGTCCGGCGCTCGCGGGAAAAGCTGGAAGCGGAAATAGACCACTTCACCCTGGTAGAGGTGGACGGAACACCGGTAGCGTGTGCGGCACTCTATCCGATTCTCGACGACCAGGGCGATACCATCGCCGCGGAGGTCGCCTGCGTGGCGATTCACCCGGAGTTTCGCGGCGGCGGCCGCGGCGCCAAGCTGATGCAGCATCTCGAACGGCAGGCGCGGGCTCTGGACCTGGCGGAAATCTACGTGCTGACCACCCAGACCGAGCACTGGTTTATCGAGCGGGGCTTCTCCCAGGTCGACGTGTCCGAGCTGCCGTCCAGCCGCAAATCCCTGTACAACATCCAGCGCAATTCCCGCGTTTTACGCAAGCAGCTTCAAACGCAATAG
- a CDS encoding TIGR00153 family protein: MPLSNIANLFGRSPIKPIKEHMATAHEASADLVPFFDALMKGDFSTAKTVQQRISASENRADDIKKDLRLHLPDSLFMPVSRTDLLELLHVQDKVANKAQDIAGLAIGRQMEVPASMHSMMGTFVESAVAASAQALKAINELDELLESGFSGREVDITRRMTEELDELERKSDKLEVEVRASLFKLEKDLPPVDVIFLYRVIEWVGDLADEAHGVGNRLQLLLAR; the protein is encoded by the coding sequence ATGCCCCTGTCCAATATCGCCAACCTGTTCGGCCGCTCGCCGATCAAGCCGATCAAGGAGCACATGGCGACAGCCCACGAGGCGTCAGCGGATCTGGTGCCCTTCTTTGATGCCCTTATGAAGGGCGACTTCAGCACTGCCAAAACCGTTCAGCAGCGTATCTCCGCCAGTGAGAACCGCGCCGATGACATCAAGAAAGACCTGCGCCTGCACCTGCCGGACAGCCTGTTCATGCCGGTCTCCCGCACCGACCTGCTGGAGCTGCTGCACGTTCAGGACAAGGTCGCCAACAAGGCCCAGGATATTGCCGGCCTCGCCATCGGCCGTCAGATGGAAGTCCCAGCATCCATGCACAGCATGATGGGTACCTTCGTCGAGAGCGCGGTAGCCGCTTCTGCCCAGGCCCTGAAAGCCATCAACGAGCTGGACGAGCTGCTGGAATCCGGCTTTTCCGGTCGCGAAGTGGATATCACCCGCCGCATGACCGAAGAGCTCGACGAGCTGGAGCGCAAGTCCGACAAACTGGAAGTGGAAGTGCGCGCCAGCCTGTTCAAATTAGAAAAAGACCTGCCGCCGGTAGACGTGATTTTCCTCTACCGGGTAATCGAGTGGGTCGGTGACCTCGCTGATGAGGCCCACGGCGTGGGCAACCGATTGCAGCTGTTGCTGGCACGCTAA
- a CDS encoding PhzF family phenazine biosynthesis protein, with protein MTLEYVLLDVFADKPFQGTQIPVVNLTGLTLDEAAKKAVASEFQQTETVFIEPQKPVPASVFTDRGPQRFGAHTILAASFMAFELGLSKNEGSFASFLLQQESGLIESFIDDNNGMPGNIQFARELSPTLDRYTPELSRLAAALNTAEKHISFSKYKPLVVSVDTPTLIVPFTRPEHVLAASLNHERWNALLGDIYTSELFLFAPGSITGGTEFHGRLLSPDLAMNVFPPIGNVMPEFIAYLAEQPETAAGTHTFSMDRGSPETRKSVLHVEFDKKPGKEVRCRIGGNVIKMGQGKLFFPDA; from the coding sequence ATGACGCTTGAATATGTGCTGTTAGATGTATTTGCCGACAAGCCCTTCCAGGGAACCCAGATACCCGTGGTCAATTTGACCGGTCTCACTCTGGATGAAGCCGCAAAAAAAGCGGTTGCCAGTGAATTCCAGCAGACGGAAACCGTATTTATCGAGCCGCAAAAGCCGGTCCCTGCCAGCGTGTTTACCGACCGGGGCCCGCAGCGGTTTGGCGCTCATACGATTCTTGCTGCATCGTTTATGGCCTTTGAACTCGGGTTGAGCAAAAACGAGGGTAGTTTTGCGTCATTCCTCCTGCAGCAGGAAAGTGGCTTGATCGAAAGCTTTATCGATGACAATAACGGCATGCCCGGAAATATCCAGTTTGCCCGCGAGCTGTCGCCGACACTGGATCGCTATACCCCGGAGTTGTCCCGCCTCGCCGCCGCATTGAATACTGCCGAAAAACATATTTCTTTCAGCAAATATAAGCCGCTGGTGGTCAGCGTGGATACGCCCACCCTGATCGTGCCGTTTACCCGCCCCGAGCACGTGCTGGCAGCGAGCCTGAATCACGAGCGCTGGAATGCATTGCTTGGCGATATATATACCTCGGAGCTGTTTCTGTTCGCACCGGGCTCGATTACGGGTGGAACGGAGTTCCATGGCCGCTTGCTGAGCCCTGACCTGGCCATGAATGTCTTCCCGCCCATCGGCAATGTGATGCCGGAATTTATTGCCTACCTGGCGGAACAGCCGGAAACTGCCGCAGGCACCCATACCTTCTCTATGGATCGCGGCAGCCCGGAAACCCGCAAAAGTGTGCTGCACGTGGAGTTTGATAAAAAGCCGGGCAAAGAAGTGCGCTGTCGAATTGGTGGGAACGTAATCAAGATGGGGCAGGGAAAATTGTTCTTTCCCGATGCATAA
- the argE gene encoding acetylornithine deacetylase, protein MSTRTLPSLQSQLQQLVASPSVSATNPKLDMGNRGVIDLLAAWLETLGFAIQILPIEDQPHKANLIATLGSGDGGLVLAGHTDTVPYDDNRWQSDPFKLSERDNRLYGLGSTDMKGFFPLAIEAAKSFANKPLQQPLIILATADEETSMSGARALVKAGMPKARYAVIGEPTGLKPIRMHKGMMMERLRITGQAGHSSNPAYGASALEAMHSAMSEILKLRSEWQQRYQNPGFAVQVPTLNLGCIHGGDNPNRICGHTELQFDLRPLPGMPMDDLRSELHQRLKNTIGGEKISLEMDSLIGGVEAFEEPAQSELVKAAEKLTGHGAESVAFATEAPFLQKLGMQTIVLGPGDIDQAHQPDEYLGLERIDPMVEILRGLIGRFCL, encoded by the coding sequence ATGAGCACCCGCACGCTGCCCTCCCTGCAGAGCCAGCTGCAACAACTGGTTGCCAGCCCCAGCGTCAGCGCCACCAACCCGAAACTGGATATGGGTAACCGCGGCGTCATCGATCTGCTCGCTGCCTGGCTGGAAACCCTCGGCTTTGCGATACAGATCCTGCCTATTGAGGACCAGCCCCACAAAGCCAACCTGATCGCCACCCTGGGCAGTGGTGACGGCGGCCTGGTTCTGGCAGGGCACACCGATACCGTGCCCTACGATGACAATCGCTGGCAGTCGGACCCGTTCAAGCTCAGCGAGCGAGACAACCGTTTGTACGGCCTCGGCAGTACCGATATGAAAGGCTTTTTCCCGCTGGCCATCGAGGCGGCAAAAAGTTTTGCCAACAAACCGCTGCAGCAGCCGCTGATCATCCTCGCCACCGCCGATGAGGAAACCTCCATGTCCGGGGCCCGCGCGCTGGTAAAAGCGGGCATGCCCAAAGCGCGCTACGCGGTGATTGGAGAGCCCACCGGACTCAAGCCCATCCGTATGCACAAGGGTATGATGATGGAGCGCCTGCGCATTACCGGCCAGGCCGGGCACTCCTCCAACCCCGCCTACGGAGCCAGCGCACTCGAAGCCATGCACAGCGCCATGAGCGAAATCCTGAAACTGCGCAGCGAGTGGCAACAGCGCTACCAGAACCCCGGTTTCGCGGTGCAGGTACCCACCCTCAATCTCGGCTGCATCCATGGTGGCGACAATCCCAACCGTATCTGCGGCCACACGGAATTACAGTTCGACCTGCGCCCGTTGCCGGGGATGCCGATGGACGATTTGCGCAGTGAATTACATCAGCGCCTGAAAAACACCATCGGTGGTGAAAAAATCAGCCTGGAAATGGATTCACTGATCGGTGGTGTGGAAGCATTTGAAGAGCCGGCGCAATCGGAGCTGGTCAAGGCTGCGGAAAAACTTACCGGGCACGGTGCCGAGAGCGTCGCCTTCGCCACCGAAGCGCCATTCCTGCAGAAGCTGGGCATGCAGACCATCGTACTCGGCCCCGGCGATATCGATCAGGCGCATCAGCCGGACGAATATCTTGGGTTGGAACGGATCGACCCGATGGTGGAAATCCTGCGCGGGCTGATCGGACGTTTTTGCCTCTGA
- a CDS encoding DUF6314 family protein: MDYKSLTALAQLCTRLEKVRAFSFNASNGPGSQTNWRGHGRGEVEVTRSGAHILFAEQARFTDGDGNKIELQNRYRWTRCLDFVRLEHLRREEPVLLFNLVPVTEQGFRHQSPHLCGDDTYTAELLLHSDEIELIWQIHGPRKNERLHYHYW; the protein is encoded by the coding sequence ATGGATTACAAATCCCTGACGGCGCTGGCGCAACTGTGTACGCGATTGGAAAAAGTGCGCGCATTCAGTTTCAACGCCAGTAATGGCCCGGGGTCGCAGACCAACTGGCGCGGCCACGGCAGGGGCGAAGTGGAGGTCACGCGCAGCGGAGCCCACATCCTGTTTGCCGAGCAGGCCCGGTTTACCGATGGCGATGGCAACAAGATCGAGTTACAGAATCGCTACCGCTGGACCCGCTGTCTCGACTTTGTGCGGCTCGAACACCTGCGGCGAGAGGAGCCGGTGCTGCTGTTCAATCTGGTTCCGGTGACCGAGCAGGGCTTTCGCCATCAATCGCCCCATCTGTGCGGTGATGATACCTATACCGCCGAATTGTTGCTGCACAGTGATGAAATCGAATTGATCTGGCAGATTCACGGGCCGCGCAAGAACGAGCGGTTGCACTATCACTATTGGTAA
- a CDS encoding PhzF family phenazine biosynthesis protein, with translation MQLPIYQADAFTSELFQGNPAAYVPLTRWLDDALMQQIAAENNLAETAFTVAAGNGFELRWFTPGEEVPLCGHATLVTAHLLWTELGVTDDEIHFFTRSGALIVRRDGELLALDFPAQTNSEITLTDEYARALGAQPLRALEVAGSNDQLLVEFASAAEVAELAPDMRAVTALPYKGLICTAPGEGFDCDFVSRFFAPAIGIDEDPVTGSAHTRLVPFWAGKLDKTALKAKQISARGGELDCTLLGDRVVMRGSAKTYLRGQISL, from the coding sequence ATGCAACTGCCCATCTACCAGGCCGATGCCTTCACCTCCGAACTGTTCCAAGGTAACCCCGCCGCCTACGTGCCACTCACCCGCTGGCTCGACGACGCGCTCATGCAGCAGATTGCCGCGGAGAACAACCTGGCGGAAACCGCCTTTACCGTAGCCGCTGGCAACGGCTTTGAACTGCGCTGGTTTACCCCCGGTGAGGAAGTCCCCCTGTGCGGCCACGCGACCCTGGTCACCGCCCACCTGCTGTGGACAGAGCTGGGGGTCACCGATGACGAGATTCACTTTTTCACCCGCAGCGGCGCGCTGATCGTGCGCCGGGATGGCGAACTGCTCGCGCTGGACTTCCCGGCACAGACAAATTCAGAAATTACACTCACGGATGAATATGCCCGCGCCCTCGGTGCACAACCGCTGCGTGCACTGGAAGTTGCCGGATCGAACGATCAGTTGCTGGTGGAATTTGCCAGCGCGGCAGAAGTGGCGGAGCTGGCACCGGACATGCGCGCCGTCACTGCCCTCCCCTATAAAGGATTGATCTGCACCGCGCCGGGAGAGGGTTTCGACTGCGATTTCGTCAGCCGCTTTTTCGCCCCCGCCATCGGTATCGACGAGGACCCGGTAACTGGTTCTGCCCATACCCGGCTGGTGCCTTTCTGGGCTGGAAAACTGGACAAGACTGCACTCAAAGCGAAGCAGATTTCCGCCCGCGGCGGCGAACTGGACTGCACCCTGCTGGGCGACAGGGTCGTTATGCGCGGAAGTGCAAAAACCTACCTGCGCGGACAGATCAGCCTGTAA
- a CDS encoding Xaa-Pro peptidase family protein, whose translation MPSKRHLLKAAALLAVAPALPLRAATSPATGKKTESLLAGVKPISVSEREARVARAQELMAINGIDAVVLEPGAAMLYFTGIRWWRSERLTCVIIPRRGELAVVTPFFEEPSVRESMTFGEDVRTWHEHESPFARVAGVLKDRGIKAGAIGLEASVRWFVADGIREALPGFKLVSADPVTRGCRMIKSPAELALMKKANEITLAAYGKVYKGLRPGMTPDDVNQMMREAQTGLGGQGVWTMALFGEASAYPHGSEQPQQIREGQIVLMDCGCSVEGYQSDISRTFVYGEPSKKQQKIWNLVREGQNVAFDAARIGAPAGSVDDAVRAFYLKNGFGPDYRLPGLSHRTGHGIGMEGHEPVNFVRGETTKLAPGMCFSNEPGLYLPGEFGVRIEDCLYMTEDGPAWFTEPPASLASPLGKLG comes from the coding sequence ATGCCGAGCAAACGCCATCTGTTGAAAGCCGCCGCATTACTGGCTGTCGCACCCGCGCTGCCACTGCGCGCGGCTACAAGCCCAGCCACCGGTAAGAAAACCGAATCCTTGCTCGCGGGCGTAAAGCCGATCAGTGTGTCCGAGCGCGAGGCCAGGGTGGCGCGGGCGCAGGAGCTGATGGCAATAAACGGCATCGATGCAGTGGTGCTCGAGCCCGGTGCGGCCATGCTGTATTTCACCGGTATTCGCTGGTGGCGTTCGGAGCGATTGACCTGTGTGATTATCCCGCGCCGCGGTGAGCTGGCGGTGGTAACCCCATTTTTTGAAGAGCCCTCGGTACGCGAGTCGATGACTTTCGGCGAGGATGTGCGCACCTGGCACGAGCATGAGAGCCCGTTTGCGCGGGTAGCCGGTGTACTCAAGGATCGCGGTATCAAGGCCGGCGCGATCGGGCTGGAGGCATCGGTGCGCTGGTTTGTTGCCGACGGTATCCGCGAAGCGCTCCCCGGGTTCAAGCTGGTCAGCGCAGACCCGGTTACCCGCGGTTGCCGGATGATCAAAAGTCCCGCCGAGCTGGCACTGATGAAGAAGGCCAATGAAATCACCCTGGCGGCCTATGGCAAGGTCTACAAGGGCTTGCGCCCGGGGATGACCCCCGATGACGTCAACCAGATGATGCGTGAGGCACAGACCGGGCTGGGCGGGCAGGGGGTGTGGACCATGGCCCTGTTTGGCGAAGCCAGCGCCTATCCCCACGGCAGTGAGCAGCCGCAACAGATCCGCGAGGGGCAGATTGTGCTGATGGACTGCGGCTGCAGCGTGGAGGGCTACCAGTCGGATATTTCCCGTACTTTTGTGTACGGTGAACCCAGCAAGAAACAGCAGAAGATCTGGAACCTGGTGCGCGAAGGCCAGAATGTCGCGTTCGACGCGGCCAGAATCGGCGCCCCGGCGGGTTCCGTGGACGATGCGGTGCGCGCGTTCTATCTGAAAAACGGTTTCGGGCCGGACTACCGGCTGCCGGGGCTTTCCCACCGCACCGGGCACGGTATTGGTATGGAGGGCCACGAGCCGGTGAATTTTGTGCGCGGTGAAACAACCAAGCTTGCACCGGGTATGTGTTTCTCCAATGAACCCGGTCTGTACCTTCCCGGTGAGTTCGGCGTGCGTATCGAAGATTGTCTGTACATGACCGAGGACGGGCCCGCCTGGTTCACCGAGCCGCCAGCGAGCCTTGCCAGCCCTCTCGGAAAACTGGGGTAA
- a CDS encoding GspE/PulE family protein, with amino-acid sequence MAVSRVADRVLDLSGLLEDLVSQGYVSRLDANRLIGTPRSAEQAQMHPLSYIATCELENQKNPGKVLDAATLTQWLADTSSHSIYHIDPLKVNVAEVTEVMSFQFAKRHQILCVEASKEMLLVATAQPYTSGWEEQLEHTSGRTVRRVVADPADIKRFGTEFYSLANSISGASGLKGSSGAGNFEQLLELGNLKDPEANDQHIVNIVDWLLQHAFDQRASDIHIEPRRNIGRIRFRIDGVLHPIHELPDQVNAAVTSRLKILGRMNVAEKRKPQDGRIKTKRPDGSEVELRLSTLPTAFGEKLVMRIFDPEVLARSYHDLGLAGDDLARWHKMLGRPNGIVLVTGPTGSGKTTTLYTALKQLASTEVNVSTIEDPIEMVEDSFNQTQVHHSIGLDFAAGIRTLMRQDPDIIMVGEIRDLETAQMAVQAALTGHLVISTLHTNDAPTAVTRLLDLGLPHYLLKSTVLGVMAQRLVRTLCPSCKRKAEVSDEDWQALVKPWKAPKPEVVYQPEGCLDCRNTGYRGRQGIYEILPFTEGVQALVTHDCDLQQVRRQGMREGMNSLRLSGARKVAAGITTVQEVLRVAPPPDIAF; translated from the coding sequence ATGGCTGTGAGCAGAGTTGCGGACCGGGTTCTGGATCTCTCCGGATTACTGGAAGACCTGGTAAGCCAGGGCTATGTGAGCCGTTTGGACGCCAACCGCCTGATCGGTACCCCGCGCAGTGCCGAACAGGCGCAGATGCACCCGCTCTCGTATATCGCCACCTGTGAGCTGGAGAACCAGAAGAATCCCGGCAAGGTGCTGGATGCCGCGACCCTGACCCAGTGGCTGGCGGATACTTCTTCTCACAGCATCTACCATATCGATCCGCTGAAGGTGAACGTGGCGGAAGTCACCGAGGTGATGAGCTTCCAGTTTGCCAAGCGCCACCAGATCCTGTGCGTGGAAGCCAGCAAGGAAATGCTGCTGGTGGCCACCGCGCAGCCCTATACCAGTGGCTGGGAAGAGCAGCTTGAACACACCAGTGGTCGCACTGTGCGCCGGGTGGTCGCGGATCCAGCGGATATCAAACGCTTCGGCACCGAGTTCTACTCCCTCGCCAATTCCATTTCCGGTGCCAGCGGGCTCAAGGGTAGTTCCGGTGCCGGCAATTTCGAGCAGTTGCTGGAACTGGGCAATCTGAAGGACCCGGAAGCCAACGACCAGCACATCGTCAATATCGTCGATTGGCTGCTACAGCACGCCTTCGACCAGCGCGCCAGTGACATCCATATTGAACCGCGCCGGAATATCGGCCGCATCCGCTTCCGCATCGATGGGGTGCTGCACCCGATCCACGAGCTGCCGGACCAGGTCAATGCCGCGGTTACCAGCCGCCTGAAGATTCTCGGGCGCATGAATGTGGCGGAAAAGCGCAAACCCCAGGATGGTCGTATCAAGACCAAGCGCCCCGACGGCAGCGAGGTGGAACTGCGTCTGTCCACCTTACCTACGGCGTTCGGCGAAAAGCTGGTAATGCGGATTTTTGATCCGGAAGTACTGGCGCGCTCTTACCACGACCTCGGCCTTGCCGGCGATGACCTGGCGCGCTGGCACAAAATGCTGGGCCGTCCCAATGGCATCGTGCTGGTGACGGGCCCCACCGGCTCCGGTAAAACCACCACCCTCTACACCGCACTCAAGCAGCTGGCCTCCACCGAGGTGAATGTCTCCACCATCGAAGACCCGATCGAAATGGTGGAAGACAGCTTCAACCAGACCCAGGTGCACCACAGCATCGGCCTGGATTTCGCCGCCGGTATCCGCACCCTGATGCGCCAGGACCCGGATATCATCATGGTGGGGGAGATCCGCGACCTGGAAACCGCGCAGATGGCGGTGCAGGCGGCGCTCACCGGCCACCTGGTGATCTCCACCCTGCATACCAACGACGCCCCTACCGCGGTTACCCGTTTGCTGGACCTGGGGTTGCCGCACTACCTGCTGAAGTCCACCGTGCTCGGGGTGATGGCCCAGCGCCTGGTGCGCACCCTGTGCCCCAGCTGCAAGCGCAAGGCGGAAGTGAGCGACGAGGACTGGCAGGCGCTGGTAAAACCCTGGAAGGCGCCCAAGCCGGAAGTGGTATATCAGCCGGAGGGCTGCCTCGATTGCCGCAACACCGGCTATCGCGGCCGTCAGGGTATCTACGAAATCCTGCCTTTTACCGAGGGCGTGCAGGCGCTGGTAACCCACGACTGCGATCTGCAGCAGGTGCGCAGGCAGGGAATGCGCGAGGGAATGAACAGCCTGCGTTTATCGGGCGCGAGAAAAGTTGCAGCGGGAATTACTACCGTGCAGGAAGTGTTGAGGGTCGCGCCACCACCGGATATCGCATTCTGA
- a CDS encoding DMT family transporter, with amino-acid sequence MILLLLVTLLWAFSFSLIGVYLAGQVDSYFSVLTRVLLATLVFLPFLNWRTPPRTALTLMAIGAVQLGLMYLFYYQSFLLLSVPEVLLFTIFTPVYIALIYDLMARRFSLRNSLWNLSMAAIAVAGAAIIRWGELSDDYWRGFFVVQGANLCFATGQVAYRQFMQSTHARGESLAPRQTFGWFFIGASAIATLAWIILGKPQYPGSPVQWGVLLWLGAVASGLGYFLWNKGATQVSPATLATMNNALIPAGLMVNLLIWNRDADLSRLLGGGLLIAAAVTLSEWRSKHRPGTT; translated from the coding sequence ATGATTCTGCTGCTACTTGTCACCCTGCTGTGGGCTTTTTCCTTCAGCCTGATTGGCGTCTACCTGGCGGGCCAGGTGGACAGCTATTTCTCTGTGCTGACCCGTGTACTGCTGGCCACCCTGGTATTTCTGCCGTTCCTGAACTGGCGTACACCGCCGCGGACGGCCCTGACACTCATGGCCATAGGAGCGGTGCAGCTCGGGCTGATGTACCTGTTTTATTACCAGTCCTTCCTGTTACTGAGCGTACCCGAGGTACTGCTGTTTACCATTTTTACCCCGGTTTACATTGCTCTGATCTACGACCTGATGGCGCGGCGTTTCTCACTGCGAAACTCCCTGTGGAACCTGTCCATGGCGGCAATCGCAGTGGCCGGGGCCGCGATAATTCGCTGGGGCGAACTGAGCGACGATTACTGGCGCGGCTTCTTTGTGGTTCAGGGCGCCAATCTGTGCTTTGCCACTGGTCAGGTGGCCTACAGGCAGTTTATGCAATCTACCCACGCTCGGGGTGAATCTCTTGCCCCGCGCCAGACATTCGGCTGGTTTTTTATCGGTGCCAGCGCGATAGCGACGCTCGCCTGGATAATTCTGGGGAAACCCCAGTACCCGGGCAGCCCGGTGCAATGGGGCGTGTTACTCTGGCTGGGCGCGGTCGCTTCGGGACTGGGCTATTTTCTATGGAACAAGGGGGCGACCCAGGTTTCACCAGCCACCCTCGCGACCATGAACAATGCGCTGATACCGGCGGGGTTAATGGTGAACCTGCTGATCTGGAACCGCGATGCCGACCTGTCGCGCCTGCTTGGTGGCGGTCTGCTGATTGCCGCGGCAGTTACCCTGAGCGAATGGCGCAGTAAACACCGGCCCGGAACCACCTAA
- a CDS encoding inorganic phosphate transporter, which produces MDIIAQYGHIFLILACVFGFFMAWGVGANDVANAMGTSVGSRALTIKQAIVIAMIFEFAGAYLAGGEVTSTIRKGIIAPDLFNDKPELLVYGMLSALLAAGTWLMIASILGWPVSTTHSIVGAIVGFSAVGISVDAVAWGKVASIVASWVVSPVLAGTISFLLFRSVQRLILNTEDPFTNAKRYIPFYMFAVGWMISMVTLTKGLKHVFKDAGITLSFWQDALIAGVMGLVVMGIGIVLLKRIKRDPSVEKDNRFANVEKVFAILMIFTACAMAFAHGSNDVANAVGPLAAVVNTVQQGAVTAKAVMPPWILLLGGAGIVVGLATYGFKVMATIGRKITELTPSRGFAAELGAAATVVLASGTGLPISTTHTLVGAVLGVGLARGIGALNLRMITTIAASWIVTLPAGAGLAILFFFFFKGVFGW; this is translated from the coding sequence GTGGATATCATCGCTCAATACGGCCATATCTTCCTGATCCTGGCCTGTGTATTCGGATTTTTCATGGCCTGGGGTGTCGGTGCCAACGACGTCGCCAACGCCATGGGTACCTCGGTGGGCTCGCGCGCACTGACCATCAAGCAGGCGATCGTGATCGCCATGATCTTCGAGTTCGCCGGTGCCTACCTCGCGGGCGGCGAGGTGACCTCGACCATCCGCAAGGGCATCATTGCCCCCGACCTATTTAACGACAAGCCGGAACTGCTGGTGTACGGCATGCTCTCTGCACTACTGGCGGCGGGTACCTGGCTGATGATCGCCAGTATCCTCGGCTGGCCGGTTTCCACCACCCACTCTATTGTCGGCGCCATTGTCGGCTTCTCCGCGGTGGGTATCTCCGTGGACGCCGTTGCCTGGGGCAAGGTGGCAAGTATCGTCGCCAGCTGGGTGGTATCGCCGGTGCTGGCCGGCACCATATCGTTCCTGTTATTCCGAAGTGTGCAGCGACTGATCCTGAACACGGAAGACCCCTTCACCAATGCCAAACGCTACATCCCGTTCTACATGTTTGCGGTGGGCTGGATGATCTCCATGGTGACCCTCACCAAGGGCCTCAAGCACGTTTTCAAGGACGCGGGCATCACCCTGTCTTTCTGGCAGGATGCACTGATTGCCGGTGTGATGGGCCTGGTCGTGATGGGCATCGGCATTGTGCTGCTCAAGCGTATCAAGCGCGACCCTTCCGTGGAGAAAGACAACCGCTTCGCCAACGTGGAGAAGGTGTTCGCCATTCTGATGATCTTCACCGCCTGTGCCATGGCCTTCGCCCACGGTTCCAACGATGTGGCCAACGCCGTCGGCCCGCTTGCCGCGGTAGTGAATACCGTGCAACAGGGTGCGGTGACCGCCAAGGCCGTGATGCCGCCGTGGATCCTGCTGCTGGGGGGTGCCGGTATCGTGGTGGGCCTCGCCACCTACGGCTTCAAGGTAATGGCCACCATCGGCCGCAAGATTACCGAGCTGACCCCGAGCCGTGGCTTTGCCGCCGAGCTGGGCGCCGCCGCCACCGTGGTTCTTGCTTCCGGCACCGGCCTGCCCATCTCCACCACCCACACCCTGGTGGGTGCGGTACTGGGGGTTGGCCTGGCGCGGGGTATTGGCGCACTCAACCTGCGCATGATCACCACCATCGCCGCCTCCTGGATCGTTACCCTGCCGGCGGGCGCCGGCCTGGCGATCCTGTTCTTCTTCTTCTTCAAAGGTGTCTTTGGCTGGTAA